In a genomic window of Scyliorhinus torazame isolate Kashiwa2021f chromosome 5, sScyTor2.1, whole genome shotgun sequence:
- the LOC140419250 gene encoding uncharacterized protein isoform X3, which yields MEGKSIVRSGEKPYTCCVCGRGFTRSSGLTCHKCSHTEEKPWKCAECGKEFTYPSRLEIHRRSHTGERPFTCSKCGKRFTRSSGLQAHQQFHTGERPFTCSWCGKGFIQSSDLRKHQRIHTGERPFTCSECGKGFTLSSALQKHQRVHTDQKPFQCPDCGKSYKSSGALMLHQRVHTDEKPFRCSHCGTGFRRSSHLTVHQRSHTGERPFICSQCGKEFTQSSNLMKHKRVHTGEMPFICSQCGKEFTQSCNLLTHQRVHTGERPFICSQCGKRFTESAILQNHQRIHTGKKPFACSWCGKEFTQSSIRQRHQRVHTGE from the coding sequence atggaaggaaaaagcattgttcgcagtggggagaaaccgtacacgtgttgtgtgtgtggacgaggattcactcgatcatcaggcctcacatgccacaaatgcagtcacactgaggagaaaccgtggaaatgtgcggaatgTGGGAAAGAATTCACTTACCCATCcaggctggaaattcatcgacgcagtcacactggggagagaccattcacctgctccaagtgtgggaagagattcactcggtcatccggcctgcaggcacaccagcagtttcacactggggagagaccattcacctgctcctggtgtgggaagggattcattcagtcatccgacctgcggaaacaccagcgaattcacactggggagagaccattcacctgctctgagtgtgggaagggattcactctgtcatcggccctgcagaagcaccagcgagttcacactgatcagaaaccttttcaatgtcctgactgtgggaagagctataaaagttctggggcactgatgctccatcaacgtgttcacactgacgagaaaccgttcaggtgctctcactgcgggactgggttcagacgatcatctcacctcactgtacatcagcgaagtcacactggggagaggccattcatctgctcccagtgtgggaaggaattcactcagtcatccaacctgatgaaacacaagcgagttcacactggggagatgccgttcatctgctcccagtgtgggaaggaattcactcagtcatgcaacctgctgacacaccagcgagttcacactggggagaggccattcatctgctcccagtgtgggaagagattcactgagtCAGCCATcctgcagaatcaccagcgaattcacactgggaaaAAACCATTTgcctgctcctggtgtgggaaggaattcactcagtcatccatccggcagaggcaccagcgagttcacactggagagtga
- the LOC140419250 gene encoding uncharacterized protein isoform X1 — protein sequence MLPRAWSREKDSEQQTWDLQGVRRGGFKVRKPKPSITSGSDRVLNLSYPEYHRTLNMEGKSIVRSGEKPYTCCVCGRGFTRSSGLTCHKCSHTEEKPWKCAECGKEFTYPSRLEIHRRSHTGERPFTCSKCGKRFTRSSGLQAHQQFHTGERPFTCSWCGKGFIQSSDLRKHQRIHTGERPFTCSECGKGFTLSSALQKHQRVHTDQKPFQCPDCGKSYKSSGALMLHQRVHTDEKPFRCSHCGTGFRRSSHLTVHQRSHTGERPFICSQCGKEFTQSSNLMKHKRVHTGEMPFICSQCGKEFTQSCNLLTHQRVHTGERPFICSQCGKRFTESAILQNHQRIHTGKKPFACSWCGKEFTQSSIRQRHQRVHTGE from the coding sequence ggtgttcgaaggggcggcttcaaagtccggaaacccaaaccaagcatcacatcaggatctgacagagtcctcaatttatcatatcctgaatatcatcgtactttgaacatggaaggaaaaagcattgttcgcagtggggagaaaccgtacacgtgttgtgtgtgtggacgaggattcactcgatcatcaggcctcacatgccacaaatgcagtcacactgaggagaaaccgtggaaatgtgcggaatgTGGGAAAGAATTCACTTACCCATCcaggctggaaattcatcgacgcagtcacactggggagagaccattcacctgctccaagtgtgggaagagattcactcggtcatccggcctgcaggcacaccagcagtttcacactggggagagaccattcacctgctcctggtgtgggaagggattcattcagtcatccgacctgcggaaacaccagcgaattcacactggggagagaccattcacctgctctgagtgtgggaagggattcactctgtcatcggccctgcagaagcaccagcgagttcacactgatcagaaaccttttcaatgtcctgactgtgggaagagctataaaagttctggggcactgatgctccatcaacgtgttcacactgacgagaaaccgttcaggtgctctcactgcgggactgggttcagacgatcatctcacctcactgtacatcagcgaagtcacactggggagaggccattcatctgctcccagtgtgggaaggaattcactcagtcatccaacctgatgaaacacaagcgagttcacactggggagatgccgttcatctgctcccagtgtgggaaggaattcactcagtcatgcaacctgctgacacaccagcgagttcacactggggagaggccattcatctgctcccagtgtgggaagagattcactgagtCAGCCATcctgcagaatcaccagcgaattcacactgggaaaAAACCATTTgcctgctcctggtgtgggaaggaattcactcagtcatccatccggcagaggcaccagcgagttcacactggagagtga
- the LOC140419250 gene encoding uncharacterized protein isoform X2: protein MEGKCAVHSEKKPDTCSVYGQDFSPSSGLTKHNYCHHSEKPWKCGDCGKGFNFPSELGNHQRSHSGERPFTCSECGKGFTCSSSLLQHRQVHTDERPFKCPVCGKCHKSSRELTGHQRVHSDERPFKCSQCETGFKTLSVLAVHQRIHTGERPFICSTCGKGFAHSSHLRTHQRIHTGERPFKCQDCEKGYTSSWELMFHQRVHTGERPFRCSHCGTGFRRSSDLIVHQRVHTGERPFNCSECGKGFTRLSTLLEHQRIHSGERPFTCSKCGKGFTRSSHLLTHQRVHTGERPFTCSECGKGFTQSSHLVTHRRIHTGERPFTCPGCGKGFTQSANLLLHQQLHK, encoded by the coding sequence ATGGAAGGAAAATGCGCCGTTCACAGTGAAAAGAAACCGGACACATGTTCTGTGTATGGACAAGACTTTAGTCCGTCATCTGGTCTGACAAAACATAACTACTGTCACCACAGTGAGAAGCCTTGGAAAtgcggagactgtgggaagggctttAATTTCCCATCTGAGTTGGGGAATCATCAGCGcagtcacagtggggagagaccattcacctgctctgagtgtgggaagggattcacttgttcatccTCTCTGCTGCAACACCGACAAGTTCACACAGACgagcgaccttttaaatgtccagtctGTGGGAAGTGTCATAAAAGTTCCCGGGAACTGACtggtcatcaacgtgttcacagtgacgagagaccgttcaagtGCTCTCAGTGCGAGACTGGTTTCAAGACATTATCTGTCCTCgctgtacaccagcgaattcacactggggagaggccattcatctgctccacgtgtgggaaaggatttgctcactcatcccacctgcggacacaccagcgaattcacaccggggagagaccttttaaatgtcaggACTGTGAGAAAGGCTATACAAGTTCCTGGGAACTGATgtttcatcaacgtgttcacactggggagaggccgttcagatgctctcactgtgggactgggttcaggcgatcatctgatctgattgtacatcagcgagttcacactggggagagacccttcaactgctctgagtgtgggaagggatttactcggctATCCACCCTGCTGGAACATCAGCGCATCCacagtggagagaggccgttcacctgctccaagtgtgggaagggattcactcggtcatcccacctactgacacatcagcgagttcacaccggggagaggccattcacctgctcagagtgtgggaaaggattcactcaatcatcccaccTGGTAacacatcggcgcattcacactggggaaagaccgttcacctgccctgggtgtgggaagggattcacacagtcagcCAACCTGCTGCTACACCAGCAACTTCACAAGTGA